From Citricoccus sp. SGAir0253, a single genomic window includes:
- a CDS encoding SDR family oxidoreductase, with protein MTAQPEPTSGAQAFEPRRVIVTGADSGIGKATAVALAGPDRQVGITWHEDEAGAESTAEEVRAAGGTAHVRRLDLTDPAAGTRVVDELAGAMGGVDTLVMCSGTGTATRLLDLDLATWREVVSVDLDGAFCCLQAAARHMVDAGAGGRIVAITSVHEHAPRVGAGPYCAAKGGLGLLVKVAALELAEHGITVNAVAPGEIATPMTGQEDESVLRDKRRPGIPVARPGDAREIAATVAFLCGPDAGYVNGASWAVDGGMLTMGPMAGSHLREDDWRRP; from the coding sequence GTGACGGCGCAGCCGGAGCCCACGAGCGGGGCGCAGGCCTTCGAGCCCCGCCGCGTCATCGTCACCGGTGCCGACTCCGGCATCGGGAAGGCGACGGCGGTGGCCCTGGCCGGCCCGGACCGGCAGGTGGGCATCACGTGGCACGAGGACGAGGCCGGCGCCGAGTCGACCGCGGAGGAGGTCCGCGCCGCGGGCGGCACCGCCCACGTGCGCCGGCTGGACCTCACCGACCCCGCGGCGGGCACCCGCGTGGTGGACGAGCTGGCCGGCGCGATGGGCGGGGTGGACACCCTCGTGATGTGTTCCGGCACCGGCACGGCCACCCGGCTGCTGGACCTGGACCTGGCCACGTGGCGCGAAGTCGTCTCGGTGGACCTCGACGGCGCCTTCTGCTGCCTGCAGGCCGCCGCGCGCCACATGGTGGATGCCGGGGCCGGCGGGAGGATCGTGGCGATCACCTCCGTCCACGAGCACGCCCCCCGCGTGGGGGCGGGACCGTACTGCGCCGCCAAGGGCGGGCTGGGCCTGCTGGTCAAGGTGGCCGCCCTGGAGTTGGCCGAGCACGGGATCACCGTCAACGCCGTGGCCCCCGGGGAGATCGCCACCCCCATGACGGGCCAGGAGGACGAGTCGGTGCTGCGGGACAAGCGCCGGCCCGGGATCCCGGTCGCCCGCCCCGGGGACGCCCGGGAGATCGCCGCGACGGTCGCCTTCCTGTGCGGCCCGGACGCCGGCTACGTCAACGGGGCGTCCTGGGCGGTGGACGGCGGGATGCTGACGATGGGCCCCATGGCGGGCTCGCACCTGCGTGAGGACGACTGGCGCCGCCCCTGA
- a CDS encoding FAD-dependent oxidoreductase, which produces MTVPGPLHSLWNDTYTVPAAPAGEFVPGSHAGTVIAGAGLTGLVTAVLLARAGEQVTVLEARSVGAVSTGNTTAKVSLLQGTVLSQVRQHQSDRVLRAYVDGNREGQSWLLRYLDEHQVPYQRRTAVTYATTSAGAESLRREQRACEAAGLPVTWTQDTELPFEVTGAITLEDQAQINPMLALGALAAELRELGGTVIEGVRVTGAGFGSPLEVRTSHGSVRADRLVLATGVPVLDRGGYFAKLSAHRSYALAFRVPGAPATIPQGMYLSADSPSRSLRTAPVTDGELLLVGGNGHPVGRAESPQAGLEALDAWTRRYFPGAERTHAWAAQDYRSANLIPFIGTLPRGGGAIHLATGYNKWGMTNGVAAGLAIAGEVLGDTIPWAQVLGHRITTPSDLLTGLKDNAAVAAHLAGGWAGAWLRPVVTERPVEGEGLVGRAEGRPVAVSTVDGVTCRLSAVCTHLGGILAWNDAERSWDCPLHGSRFAADGTRLEGPAVRDLPRV; this is translated from the coding sequence ATGACGGTTCCAGGACCGCTGCACTCGCTGTGGAACGACACGTACACCGTGCCGGCGGCACCGGCGGGCGAGTTCGTCCCGGGCTCGCACGCCGGCACGGTCATCGCCGGCGCTGGATTGACGGGGCTGGTGACGGCCGTGCTGCTGGCCCGGGCCGGCGAGCAGGTCACGGTCCTGGAGGCGCGCTCGGTGGGTGCCGTGTCCACCGGCAACACCACGGCCAAGGTGTCCCTGCTGCAGGGCACCGTGCTGTCCCAGGTCCGCCAGCATCAGTCGGACCGGGTGCTGCGGGCCTACGTGGACGGCAATCGTGAGGGACAGTCGTGGCTGCTGCGCTACCTGGACGAGCACCAGGTCCCCTACCAGCGCCGGACCGCCGTCACCTATGCCACGACGTCCGCCGGCGCGGAGTCCCTGCGCCGCGAGCAGCGCGCGTGCGAGGCCGCCGGGCTGCCCGTGACGTGGACGCAGGACACCGAGCTGCCGTTCGAGGTGACCGGGGCGATCACCCTCGAGGACCAGGCGCAGATCAACCCGATGCTCGCCCTGGGCGCGCTGGCCGCCGAGCTGCGCGAGCTCGGCGGGACGGTCATCGAGGGGGTGCGCGTCACCGGGGCCGGCTTCGGCTCGCCCCTGGAGGTGCGCACCAGCCACGGCTCCGTGCGCGCCGACCGACTCGTCCTGGCCACCGGGGTCCCCGTGCTGGACCGCGGCGGGTACTTCGCCAAGCTCAGCGCGCACCGCTCCTACGCGCTGGCCTTCCGCGTCCCCGGCGCCCCGGCGACCATCCCGCAGGGCATGTACCTGAGCGCCGACTCCCCCAGCCGGTCCCTGCGCACCGCACCGGTCACGGACGGGGAACTGCTCCTCGTGGGCGGCAACGGCCACCCGGTGGGACGGGCGGAGTCGCCGCAGGCCGGGCTCGAGGCCCTGGACGCCTGGACGCGGCGGTACTTCCCGGGGGCCGAGCGCACCCACGCGTGGGCCGCCCAGGACTACCGCTCGGCCAACCTCATCCCGTTCATCGGCACCCTGCCCCGGGGAGGCGGGGCCATCCACCTGGCCACGGGCTACAACAAGTGGGGCATGACCAACGGCGTGGCGGCCGGACTGGCGATCGCCGGGGAGGTCCTGGGGGACACGATCCCCTGGGCCCAGGTGCTGGGCCACCGGATCACCACGCCCTCCGACCTGCTGACCGGGCTCAAGGACAACGCCGCGGTGGCCGCCCACCTGGCCGGCGGCTGGGCCGGGGCCTGGCTGCGCCCCGTGGTCACGGAGCGGCCCGTGGAGGGCGAGGGCCTCGTCGGCCGCGCCGAGGGCCGCCCCGTGGCGGTGTCCACCGTGGACGGGGTGACCTGCCGGCTCTCGGCGGTGTGCACCCACCTCGGCGGGATCCTCGCCTGGAACGACGCGGAGCGGTCCTGGGACTGCCCGCTGCACGGTTCCCGCTTCGCGGCCGACGGCACCCGCCTGGAGGGCCCGGCCGTGCGGGACCTGCCCCGCGTGTGA
- a CDS encoding M50 family metallopeptidase gives MTTMDPAPGPAAVLGELWDRATTTQPALETPWAVGVAVLALVLAWSPLGYRLVRHLATLAHEAGHALVALLVGRRLSGIRLHSDTSGVTLSRGRPRGPGMVATLAAGYPAPAVVGLAGAWLVGAGYAAGWLWSIVLLCALMLLLVRNLYGLWVVLVTGAAVAALSWTAPPLVLAAAAQLVAWSLLLAAPRAVAEMQRQRRRLRRHGARRAVPGPGPESDADQLARLSGVPATLWTAVFWLACVACLLPGGRLLLGGTA, from the coding sequence ATGACGACGATGGACCCCGCCCCCGGACCGGCCGCCGTGCTGGGCGAGCTCTGGGACCGCGCCACCACCACGCAGCCGGCACTGGAGACTCCCTGGGCCGTGGGCGTGGCCGTGCTGGCCCTCGTGCTCGCGTGGAGCCCGCTCGGGTACCGCCTGGTCCGCCACCTCGCCACGCTGGCCCACGAGGCCGGCCACGCGCTCGTGGCCCTGCTCGTCGGCCGCCGGCTGAGCGGGATCCGCCTGCACTCGGACACCTCCGGCGTGACCCTCTCGCGCGGTCGGCCGCGCGGTCCCGGCATGGTGGCGACGCTCGCGGCCGGGTACCCGGCCCCGGCCGTCGTCGGGCTCGCCGGGGCCTGGCTCGTGGGGGCCGGCTACGCCGCCGGGTGGCTGTGGTCGATCGTGCTGCTGTGCGCCCTGATGCTGCTGCTGGTGCGCAACCTCTACGGGCTGTGGGTCGTGCTCGTCACCGGGGCGGCCGTGGCGGCCCTGTCCTGGACGGCCCCGCCGCTCGTGCTCGCGGCGGCCGCCCAGCTCGTCGCGTGGTCCCTGCTGCTCGCCGCGCCGCGCGCGGTGGCGGAGATGCAGCGCCAGCGACGCCGGCTCCGGCGCCACGGAGCGCGCCGTGCGGTCCCCGGACCGGGGCCCGAGAGCGACGCCGACCAGCTCGCCCGGCTGAGCGGCGTGCCCGCCACCCTGTGGACGGCGGTGTTCTGGCTCGCGTGCGTGGCGTGCCTCCTGCCGGGCGGCCGGCTGCTCCTGGGCGGGACCGCCTGA